ttttctgagaaactgccatattgatttccaaagtggctatataaTAATTACTTAACTTTATATCCTTGCtacagttttccctttctcttctcatctCACTCCCTGACCCCCCCGACCCCATTCACTCCCCcttcatttctgttcagaaaagagcTAGCCTCCCATagacatcaacaaaacatggcatatcaatttgcagtaagactaagcacctccctgtGTATTAAAACTGtgtaaggcaacccagtatgagaaataaggtcccaaaagtcagcaaaagtgtcagagacaaaccctgctctcactgttaggagttccataagaagaccaagctacacagctgacAGGGACATGCAGAGTGCCTACATCAGTCCTAAgcaggttccctggttgttgATTCAGTCTCTGCAAGCGTcatgagcccaggttaattgattttgtgggctttcttgtgatgtccttgacgcctctgattcctacaatcttctctccctttcttcagccAGATTCACTGAGCTTAGCCTGgtcaaaatatcaaaatagaaaaccacatgtttgccgggcggtggtggcacacgcctgtaatccaagcactcgggaggcagaggcaggcggatctctgtgagtttgagtccagcctggtctacaagagctagttccaggacaggaaccaaaagctatggagaaaccttgtctcgaaaataaaaaaaaaaaaaaagaaaaccacatatTTGAAAAGtctatctctctatctgtctgtctctctgtctttgtatgtgtgtagaaTTATGTGTGTAAAATGTATGTGGGTGTCACAGAGTTAAACATGATGATCTTTTTTTCAAAGCTCCAAAGTATTATAAATTAAATGgacaataaatatgaaattatcgAAATGTTATGGACATACTTTTTATTGAGACATAatattaaaaatctaaaattggTAAATGTACAACTTGTGTGAATTCTAACACGGACCAAATCAAGGATTCAAGAGCCACACAGCTTTCACCTTATCACGTACATCATTAGAGAGATTTGTTTGTTGAGGAGGACGTTTGGCCTTCATATCATCCACCAAATGCTCTTTGAAAACAGGTAATTCTCAgtattgataaagaataaataaactgggaaattattttattattgctcaTTAGTAGAAATGGGCAGAGAGTGGGGTAGAACGACGACACAATTACAACAATTATCCCCAATGTTGGTATTCTTTCATGTGAATAAAACCCATAAAGGGTGATGAAATTGTTCAACCAGTAAAAGATCACAAAACAGCTCATCATCAGCAAGATGCTGTGAGTGGCTCTGAGCTCAGGAGATTGCTGGCTGGAGAGGCTTTGGCTACGGAGATACTGGGCTCCCTTGCGATGTTTGTAAAGGAGAGTCACCATGTAGAAACTGGTCAACATCATGATGATCATAAAGAGAACGTCTCCTGTTATGATAACACCCAGGAATAATTCCTTAGTGCGGGAATCGCTTAGTCTTATTTCACAGTAAACATGATAATATCCATCACCAACATCAGTGTAATTGATTTTTGCTACCACAGTCTCAATGACGTGCACATATATGAGCAAGTTGATGAGCCAGGAAAACAGGAAGGAGCAACAAGTCCATGTAGAGAGTTTAGGCTTAAGCCATGCCCACTTAGAGTTACTGGGAATGATGGTGATGGCTTGGAACGTGCTTAGAATGGAGGTAGTGCAGATGGACAAACCCCGGGTGACTCTGAACACATATAAAACTGCCTTACAGCCGGCATCATCCAGAAAGTGTCTGACTCCAAAGGATGACATGATATATGATATCATAGCAAATATGACTGTCAACATGTTGACAACCACCAGGTGCATGAAAATGGGATTGATAGGTCTGCTAAAGCGGGATCTGACTAAGAAGCTGTACACATACAGCATGAAGAGCAGTGAGTTCCCTATGACACCCACACAAAGCTGGGATACGAGGAACCCCCGCAAGATGGTGTTGCTTGGAGACATCACCTCAGTGATGTTTTAGATATTAATTAGGCTTGTCAGGCCTTCACTGAAATCTAAGTGGGTTCAATCATAACTAATTACATACTGATGTTTGTGGGGAAATATACTGATTGACACTTCAGGAGGAGAGAAAGTTGGAGAAATGCCAAACTCCTTTGTTTCTCAGGTCCAGACGTGGTGCCTCGTGGAACTACATTCCAGGGAGTCTTGAGAACATCAGAGGACGGAAGGTGTTGAAGCAGGTGTGCTTAATGCAAAATTCTTCTGCGTGCTGTTATATTAAGTGGCAGGATCTGTTAATAAGTGGAAATGCAAATTTGCATGTCATAGGGTTTTTATTCAGTAGCTCatcttatgtattttaaaaatcctgtTTGAAAGGTCTGATCTTTCCCAAGAAGACTGTATAAAACAGAGACAGTAACATGAATATTTAAACATCTTTACAGTTTTGATTGCATGCAACACTCTCCCAAggtatttatctttaaattctcAGTAAAGGGGCTgtagagttggctcagcagttaagagcactagtggctcttctagaggacccaagtttgattccttgCATTCACTTGAGGGCTCACTACTATTTTTATCTCCAATTTTtagaggatctgataccttcttctggcctctgtgggccccagacatgcacaaccacacaaacatacttgcaggtaaaacacttgtacacgtaaaaaaaaaaaagaataaaaacaattatccCCCAAAGTAGATTCTCCACTTGGGTTTTGTCTCTGAGTCCAATCCTCTGTCATTAGCAAATTTCTGAAGCAGTTTAGGAGCTCAGTCCCTGTGAAGAGCTGCAGAACACGAAGGGACAGTTGCTACTATACGTGCCCCAGTGTTGACAGCATTCTCagagaaatatattttctgtcaccatttctattatttgccaggaaatgaacaaaactGTAGGTTATAGTGTTATGTGAAATAAGGTAGTCTCACACAGGTAAACACCATATATGTGCTCACATGTGGAACCTGGTAGAGAAATTTACAGACCCAATGGGAGACTCTTAGCAATGTGTAAGCAATGGAGGTTGGAGAGTGATGTAAGCCATGGGAGAGTATAATGAAAGTCACATTTGTGGATGTGtgtaaatgtcataataaaacatGCAAATGTGGTATGTATTTGCCAATAAGCCTTCATAAAGGCTCAATaaattaacaacaataacaaaactgaaATTGTACTACAGAGACTAAATGTGTAGCAAGGAgggtgcttgtttgttcccggccacttttccctgaaataatcacacagaaactgtattaatcaaatcactgcttggcccattagctctagcttcttcttggctaactcttacataatttaacccatttctattaatctgtgtattgtcacgtggctgtgCCTTAGTGGCCAAAGTTTCATCTGGCTCcagatacatggcttctccttcactctgccatctttctcccaagcattcagttctgtcttccccacctagctctgttctaacctatcaggcccaGCCAGttgtctttattcatttatggtaatcacagcattcagaggaaaATCTCACATCATAAACGTATGATTTTTCTATCATATTTCAAATGTAGCATATATCATCACTCAAGCATGACATTCCAGCTACCTGTTATTATATCCatgatttaataaaaatgcaaacagGTCAGAGGTCATTGTTAGGTACAATTACATTGTGTAAATGCTGATGAGCACATAACTCCAGTTCTCATGGGTACATTAGATATTTGCTCTTTACTACATTGCATATGCTGTATGAGATTTAATGTTAATGAACATGTAGACAGTTTAGGTGGAAAAAGAATGacagaggagctggggagatgttggctcagtggtcaagataACTTGGGTTGAGtttgcagcacccacataacTGCAAACTACCATCTGTAACGCCAGTTCAAGGGGATTCGGCCtctcaggcactgcacacatggttgcagatatacatgcaagcaaaacatctggccataaaataaaagaaatggccaagcagtggtagcacatgtctttaatttcagtatttggaggcagacagatctctgatttgaagccagcctggtctacagagtgaatttgggactgtcaggactacacagagaaaccctgccttgaacaaacacatacacaaatcaacaaataaataagtaaatggaaTGACTTGGGGGTCACAAGGGCAGTGGGTTGGAGGTTGTGATGGGTCTAAATCATCCAAACATATTGTAAAAATGTATGAACATTTCAGAAGATGCATATAAAATAGTAGTAAAATGTTTTTCAACAAACCAACAGAAATATGTCATCTTAAATAAATAATGCCACACAAGGATACTGATAAGGGAAAAGAATTACTTTCTTAAGCAATCCCATGTCTTTTTTACATTcaaattgtattatttatcttcttattaatgtttaatatatatatttttcttttgagattataaggTAATTACATCAATTCACCTTCTCTTTCCTCGCTCCTTATCCTCCCATgtatcctctctctttctctcattcaaattcatggcctcttttctttaattgctgtCATGTACATTCATATAATGTATGTATTGTGGTCTGGGATCATcctggaccataaattatttctctggaccagCGGGGAGGCATGAAAAGAAAGACACAACTACATCATTTTATCGGGAGGAGTTTTCAGGggtccctcatgaaatcctgagttcacatcctgaaaattcacacgcgtttattctccaaacagcttttatacaaAATGTAAACCGAGCAAAAAGTTCATTCAcgttctgtttcctaggtagccaAGGATCACCCCTTTCTAGGGGATCTCCCAAAATTAGAAAGAAGGAGCAGAGCAATATTAGCATATCCTGGTAATGTTTAGGATGGCTTCAGTTTGTTTAGGATGGTGGCAAGGTGACCACCTCCTGTGTGGCCAGGTGCAAACTGTGGCCTAAAAATTTGGCCGCCATACAATGTAAAATTATGGGCCTGTATAAGATGGCCCTACAATGTGTGGAATTCCTAAGTACATAAATACGACCTGCTCAGTCtctataatgttacttgcatgcatgttttcagggatgaccatttggtattggacaaCCAATTGCTGTGCTCAACACTGGGAAGACTATtctttccattcccagcattcctTGCATTTCCATGTCtttaattatagaaaatttaaatttggGTACAGTTCAGAGACATGGATAAattcagacccctctagcagaaagagtatagccaaaaatctagcagggagagaagaaccaaaaatctaggttagctggttcagtgatcctgttttaggaactagctgaccaAAGAGTTAGATTATAaccttgagaaacagggagttacccccttgtgattatcactagtatttttggaattttccaatgatgcccccCTACCCCTTTTGGGTTATTGGGTTACGGTTTCATCCCTTAAACATCTCTTCTCCCAGTTACTCGGGTTGAATTCTACCCctgtgtgggaaatgagtttcggccccagtgcactggttcttgtcctgtcaataaacctggtgtgattgcagcaaggatgctctctcatgagttccagggagtcgtgttatcctgagacttgagtgagagtctccctgcTCCAGGGGTCTTTcactgttagcattcaggcaccTGTAGTGGCCTACCCTAGGGGTCCTGAAGGAAACATCCTCAGCTCCAGCCACTAAGTGCACCCCCTGTGTACATTATCTATGTTCCTCTTTAGACGGTGGGTCTTGCCCaccttccatctctttctctttctctccctctctctcttctgctacTTTTGACCATGGAGACCAGTCACTGAACCcttctctgtccccttttctgccccttctctctcctcttccaataaacctcccatgAAAGCCCTGCTgtatggcatttttaaaaatttagcagGTACAGAAATACTATGACATGTGATTTTATACAGAATATCAAACTTAGAAAATTACAGAGTGAAAGCATATAATGGGATATTTCAAGAAGTCTTACAATACTTGACAAAACTAAAGGACATGAGAGAAATAGCATTTAAGTGGTCTGAGTGAGACCATTTAtataactaacacacacacacacaaacacacacacacacacacgaggagagGGTCTCCCCAAGTTTCCCTGGCTGTCCagactatgtagatcagactggcctcatattggcctgcctttgcctcctgagtgctgtggttaaaggcatgTTCCAGTATCCCTGGTCTTGAGACCATTCATATCTTTAAGATAGGTAACTCTCATAGCACAATCACTACAAATACAGATCTGTCTCTATCAGACACACAGATGGGGGTGATAAACAACACTGAAAGTCATAGCTCATTTGCCCTTTTCTGTAGCAATTATGAATTTTAGAGAAATTACACAAGTATTTCTCAGTACATTGAAAACAGAAATCACATATTAGTAATTATGTAATGAATAACCTTATCATGAAAACAAATTACAGGGCTGGGGAAATGCctctgactccagtttcagggatctgacaccttcacagagATGAATGCACAGGcaaaatataaatacacatgaaataaagtaaatagttatttttaaataatttttaaaaaggaaaggaattaCAGAGTCTCTGTGACACGAATATGTGTGGATAATGAATGAGAGGTTTGAAGATGCAATGACATTAAGAGTGAAATTAAAAATGGACCCTTAGATTAGGCATTGAATCCAAAGACAAAAGCAGAGTAATAGGAAACAACTGAGAATGAGACGTGAATCTAAAGTCAATCAATCCTTGTAGAGACAGCATCAGGATTCAAATGTTGttgctgtgtgtggtgtgccacacctttaatcacagcactcaggcgGCTGTTGGTTCTCtgcgagtttgaagccagcctggtgtacaaagcgagttccaggacagctagggctacacagagaaactctgtcttgaaaagcaaacagacaaacaaaaatgttggGGATGGTAACTGCAAAACTGCAAATACTTGTTACaagattatattataattatctaTGCAACAAGTTTTGGAAGTTTGAGTGAAAGGGAAAATTTCTCTGAGCTGTAATTTCTTTTGGAAGACGAGAATTATAGAAGGAAATAAGTGCCGATGATCCTCATGAAATTGAATCTTCATCTAGAACAGAtgcaaagacagaaaaggaagaaaagggtgaAACTATTATGGATTAAAGACAAGGACtgctaagaaaaacaagaagataCAATTTAAATAACTTGAGAGAAAAAcgtgagaaaagaaagcagaaagaaaatcctAAGTCTAAGAAAGGACAGAGTGGGGAAGAGGAGCAGTGCGGTCATCATACCTCTCTCTTGCTCTGGGAGGATCACTCACAGCCCTGTGAATCCCATAGATGTGAAGGGGCTTGGAAAGTCTACCTAGCAGCAGGAGCCATGATGAAATCAAGGACAGGATGGCAGGACTCTTCCTCCCAGTGGACACAAGCCAGCTTGTGACCCATGATATCAACGACCTTGTTTACTGTGCATCGTTTGATGCACCCGAGAGGAAAAGATTTACTCTCCCAGATGAAATGTGAATCTCAGATAACTTTAGTAGGCTGAGTGTAAAGTCTGTATCTGAAGATGTGCATTTTCCCAAGATGAACTACACCAGAAAGTAAACTTGAGGACTGAGAATGTCATTAAAAGTTTTAAGACAGTGGTGGGAATTATCACAGCTGTTAGACCAAGCTGAGCACTGAGCAGGGCCACAGAGACCACTTGTACTGTTTTATTGGAGACAATTGTGCCGTCTGCTCCTACGGTGTATTTTAAGGTTCCATAGACAACATGAAACTACACTTGAAGCTTTATTTTGACCACAGAATATGTGGATTAGTCATAGTTTCATACATAGTCAAAGTATCACATGCTTTACTGAAGAATAGAGTTCTACCCTAAGATTGCTCAGTTTTGCAAAACAGACACTGTTTTCGGCCTTCCAAATATTTACGATTATACAGACAAGTCCTGCTTCAGCCTGGATTTGAGAAACTTCTTATCAGAGGTTGATGGTTAACACAGAAACTCCTAAGTATTCAAAGTGTTGAGAATACCTGGCCATTAAGTCCAGATTCATAAACGTGACATCTATTACATCCTCTCTAAGACTCAGGGAATACTGGGAGGAGAGGGGCAAAGATTGTAAGATCCAGAACAGCACTGTTATGAAACGCTGTCTGCTGGTTATGACATGGCCATGGCAACCATGAGCACCCCATAGTGGTGCTCACCTACTCAAGGCCTGCATACAAAAGAGACAGCCCAAAAGGACAGGTGGCTGGGTGTAGCGgattcttttaatcccagtacttgggaggcagaggcaggtagctctTTGAGTTTGAAACaagactgatctacagagcaagttcaaggccagccagtgctgcatagtgagaccctatagagaagagagaggagacagggagacagagagagagagagagacagacacacagagagacagagagaagactaGAAATCCGGTCGGGGAAAAGAAACGTATTAGAGAAGGCAGTAAGAAGTATACAAGCACAATGATGATATACatagatgaagaaataaatattaaaaatttttatataaaaattaagcaaCTACAAAAGGTTACAGACTTCAGTTGAATCATTGAACTAttgagggtcttttttttttcttggtaggTTCTATCTACAGAGTCCCAATTGCCCTGAAActtactacgtagaccaggctggcctcgaactcacgaacAGCTGGCTGTCTGTGTCTCCAAAATTCTGGATTAAGGTGTATATGACCATGCTTGGCTGTATCATTAAATTTAATTGGATatctctcaaaatatttttgattgaAATGATGTCATTTATTATAGAAACCATGTTGGAAAAAGCCCACTCAGGCAGGTGTGCTGGAGTGGAGCTTGCACGGTCCCTGTCCCCATTTTCCCTTGTGTCATCATCTAGCCCAGCTTTTCACACCCTATGCCAGAGTCTTCTCCAAGAAATCACACCCCATCAAGGACAACAGCCCTTTATTTTAAGGCAATGGCCGTTAATACTCTCAGCAGGATCCCAATACTCATCCTGATTCATGCAGATCTCTGCTGAGGTTAGGGACCACAGAAAAGCCTTACTGGGTGAGGCAGGGGTTGCAGGACACTGGGGCATTAGGTGAAGGTGTCTTGTGCCTGGTGTCTATAGGtctatatttctatatggtgtggcaaccaggctctaaagccatagtCAGTATCTGAAGATGGTCACATAGCCTACCAAAGAGGCCTTCCCTACCTAagaaaaggtcaggatgttgttgctcctttctttgtaatttggaggatgcttGATTGAGATGCTAATTCAAACATaagtgacagctagcatacacagcTGACAGGTAGTTGTGGACTTGacaaaagccattcacctggttacctaggagataGAATGCTGGTGTATTTccactcagtttatgttttgatataaaagctgtttggagaataaagcaagaggaattcttcaggatgtgaactcaggacttcatgatgGACCACTGAaaatctccctcctgataaagccacgcgagttgtgtctttatttccacATCTCCACTCTGGTCCAGAGAGACAGATactttatgttggggtctggtcaagTGAAATAATGGAGGGTCTGGGCTAGCACCGGACTCCGACTGGTCTCTCCCAGCTTCATACCATCCTCCATCCCCTTGATCTGCTGCCTCAGGTCATAAGAATCTGTTGACAATTGGGGccgactgaggggccaatgacaatggcattaggatttgtctctacttcatgacttcatgtactggcattttgggatcctattctctttggatgcatactttgctcagcctggatgtaggggggtgggccttggacttccaacaggtcagggtaccttgccctctcttagggcTGGAGCATATTGTTCAGGAGGGTGTTTGAATGAGCTGGAGGGaagtggatggaggggaggaagtgggacttaggattggtattatttataaagtaataatattaataaaaagaacttGCTTCTTCACTTCAtctatcttttctctctccagaGCCACTGAGAGCACCTTCCCCAGCAACTCGACTTTGTTCACAGTGATGTTAACACTTTCAGAAATTCTCCAAAAGAGTTGTCCCTGTTCATCCATTCACTGGCAGATTTCttagatttcttcttctttttttcttttcttttcttttcttttcttttcttttcttttcttttctttccttttcactttcacttctcttctttccttcctccatccttttctcccttcctccctccctccttctcttcctccttccttctcagtgAGGTCATATTatactgtgtaaatgtactatattGCCTTTATCCATTTATCAGTGGGTGGAGATCTGGTTTGATTCTATTTCACAACTTCTGTGACTGTCATTAAAATTGGTACTAATCTCTCCAATCTTGGATTTTCTCAGGTGTGTAAAATCAATAAATAGTGACAAAGTTGTTCAATCATTAAAAGAACACAGCAGCAAGGTGCTGGGCATGAATGTGTGCAGGAGACTGAGGGCAGGAGAGGCTTGAAGTGTGGAGATGCTGGTTCTCTTGTGTAAAAAGAGGAGAGTCATCATGCAGAGGCTGGTTCACATCTTGACAGCCACAAAGAGACCTCTAATCAGGATATTAAGAgtttgcctggtggtggtggtgcatgcctgtagtcctagcTATAATGGTTGTTCTgcttctttaagagacaagccacgcccactccctccctgctTGAAGCCTTTGTCTCCTCCATCTTACTCTGGAAGAAGCAGCTTCTGCCACCCCCTACTACTCCcccccctctgtctgtctcttcttttctcccctttcccataCCCTCTGTAACACActtaataaatgtataaatgtccAACTTCACTCtgtaataaaaaaatcattacacTTGCACTCTGGAGAAATAGGTAGGTGGATTTCTCGCAGctatcctggtctatagagctagttccagggcagctagtgctgttatacagagaaaccctgtctcaaaaaacaaaacaaaacaaacaaacaaagagagatAATTCTggggctcacaggttaagagcacttgctgctcttgcactcGACCCTGGTTCAAAACCCAGCAcctacagggtggctcacaaccatctataattccagttacaGGTGATAccatgccctcttttggcctgggatgcacagcacacatgtggtgcaggCAAAACTCtaaaacacataataaaataagtctaaaaaaagagagagagaccctggacTGCTGTGAAACCAAACTTCTCTGTTTTCCCTATAAGCAGGGGTATGTCCATGACTAGCACCAGTGCAATTAGTTCTGGGTCTGTGTGGAACATTCCTTTACGCTTTGTGAATATAAGCCACTATGATAGCTTTAGTAGACAGGCTCCATAGCGGAACAGGGTAAAGATAGGCGggagaaacaaactgaaaatgctgggaggaagtaggGTGAAATGTGAGTTTTGAGGAGATGCAGAGAaaagcaagatgggcatgccgtgctgagaaaagttaccaagccacatggcaaagcatagataagaaatatgggttaatttaaatgtgagagttagctagtaacaagcctagccattggctgagcatttacaattaatatgaAGTTTCTAActgattatttgggagcagctgctgTACAGGAACCCCGCATCTACCGGTCTTCCTGTCATGTGCACACTTGTGCATGTCGTGTGGGAGCCAGGTACCAGCCTTGGTATCTTTCCTCATAAGCCTGTTTTTGATATTTGTTGCTTTacgaaataacatttttttttattctttttttaattaaaatttccacctgctccccgtttcccatttccctcccctcctcccaaatattgccccctccccccacttccctccccctatccccactcctcttctcctccccccacaccattccccctccctcttgatactgaagagcagtccaaattctctgccctgcgggaagacgaaggtcttctgtctacttccaggaaggtgagcatctaaacaggctaagctcccacaaagccggttcatgtattaggatcgaaacctagtgccattgtccttggcttctcatctgccttcattgtccaccatgctcagagagtccggaatcaacccatgcttattcagtcccagaccagctggccttggtgggctcccaataaatcagttccactgtcacagtgggtgggtgcatccctcgtggtcctgattttttgctcatgttctccctccttctgctcctcat
This genomic window from Chionomys nivalis chromosome 2, mChiNiv1.1, whole genome shotgun sequence contains:
- the LOC130870559 gene encoding vomeronasal type-1 receptor 90-like: MSPSNTILRGFLVSQLCVGVIGNSLLFMLYVYSFLVRSRFSRPINPIFMHLVVVNMLTVIFAMISYIMSSFGVRHFLDDAGCKAVLYVFRVTRGLSICTTSILSTFQAITIIPSNSKWAWLKPKLSTWTCCSFLFSWLINLLIYVHVIETVVAKINYTDVGDGYYHVYCEIRLSDSRTKELFLGVIITGDVLFMIIMMLTSFYMVTLLYKHRKGAQYLRSQSLSSQQSPELRATHSILLMMSCFVIFYWLNNFITLYGFYSHERIPTLGIIVVIVSSFYPTLCPFLLMSNNKIISQFIYSLSILRITCFQRAFGG